In a single window of the Candidatus Kaiserbacteria bacterium genome:
- a CDS encoding class F sortase, producing MANVFKNIRACIANRQYQKVVAFAVAGMVVGALSSLGILFLLKESPQQAPTSEVPSATTSVAFSRSAPTRISIPKIEVEATFEKPLGLKEDKTIEVPDSYTQVGWYKNGPTPGEVGAAVVLGHVDSYKGPAVFWPLRKLEAGDEIEITREDGSVAVFTVDSLARYSQDDFPTELVYGSTDTPTLRLVTCTGTYDKGEEKYSHNLVVYASLKQ from the coding sequence ATGGCTAATGTATTCAAAAACATACGTGCATGTATAGCAAACCGCCAGTACCAAAAGGTAGTGGCGTTTGCTGTTGCGGGGATGGTGGTGGGAGCACTGAGTAGTCTTGGAATTCTTTTTCTTTTGAAAGAGTCGCCACAACAAGCACCAACGTCTGAAGTACCGAGTGCAACAACATCAGTCGCATTTTCTCGCTCGGCTCCGACACGTATTTCTATTCCAAAAATTGAAGTAGAGGCCACATTTGAAAAGCCCCTTGGACTGAAGGAAGATAAGACTATTGAAGTACCCGATTCGTACACACAGGTGGGGTGGTACAAAAACGGCCCGACCCCGGGTGAAGTAGGGGCAGCAGTGGTGCTGGGGCACGTGGACTCATACAAAGGACCTGCAGTATTTTGGCCACTCAGAAAATTGGAAGCAGGTGATGAGATAGAAATTACACGTGAAGACGGAAGTGTTGCTGTATTTACCGTCGATTCTCTCGCACGATACAGTCAGGATGATTTCCCCACAGAACTAGTCTATGGCAGTACAGACACACCAACACTTCGCTTGGTCACCTGTACCGGAACATACGACAAAGGAGAAGAGAAGTACAGTCACAACCTCGTTGTATACGCCTCACTCAAGCAATAA